Within the Serratia sp. UGAL515B_01 genome, the region TTATACTGGCATGGAAACCCACAGGGGAAGAGACTCTTTCTCTACAGTTACGGCGAGATGTCATGTACTCTCGGCGCTATCCAGTCCCTTTCTGGAGATAAAGCCCCAGATACGAGCACAATATTTAAGAGGATTATCATGATGAAGACGTTGAAGGCGGTTATCCCCGTTGCAGGTTTGGGTATGCGTATGCTGCCAGCCACTAAGGCGATCCCAAAAGAAATGCTGCCGATCGTCGATAAGCCGCTGATCCAATACATTGTAAATGAGTGTGTCGCTGCTGGGATTAAAGAAATTATTCTCGTTACCCATTCTTCCAAGAATGCAATCGAAAACCATTTTGACACTTCCTATGAGCTTGAGGCGATGCTCGAAGCACGCGTTAAACGCCAGCTACTAGATGAAGTGCAGACCATTACGCCTAAAGGTGTCACCCTGATGCACATTCGCCAGGGGCAACCTAAAGGATTAGGGCATGCAGTACTCTGTGCCAAACCTTTGGTGGGGGAATCACCTTTTGTGGTGGTGTTGCCGGATGTGTTGCTGGATGATGCCAAAGCGGATCTTAAGAAGGATAACCTGGCACATATGATAGCCCGTTTTGAAGAAAACGGTGTAAGCCAGGTATTGGTGCAACCTGCTGATGATAAGGTGTTATATGACTACTCGGTGGTAGAGTGTGAAACTAATACCCTGCAACCAGGGGAAAGTTCGCGTATGACATCAATAATTGAGAAGCCGAGCAGAGAAGTGCAACTTAAATCAAATTATTCTGCGGTTGGTCGTTATGTGCTTTCTAGAGATATTTGGCCAATTCTGGAAAAAACTGAACCAGGCGCGTGGGGACGGATTCAATTAACTGATGCGATTGCCGAACTGCTAAAACAGACATCGGTAGAGGCGATGGAGTTGGTTGGCGAATCGTTTAACTGCGGCGAAAAGTTGGGCTACTTACGAGCCTTTGTGACCTATGCTTTGCGGCACCCAACCCAGGGAAAAGTATTTCGTGAGTGGGCAGAGGGGTTACATTTGTAGAGGTACAATGACAGGTCAGAAACTGAAGAGCATGAACATAGCACTCAACGCTGTTTTGGGTTTTGCGCAAATCAACACTATTTTTGTCGAGAGCAAAATAACTTCCCTTGAATACCTGACTTTTATCTGACAAAACAAGCTACTCAGCAAAAAATTTAAAGATATACCCGTCATACTTCAAGTTGCTTGGGTGTTGGCGACGTCCGTTCGCACCCGTCACATAGTGGGCTATGCTCTTGGCGACTCGCGGTCTTGCCGCCTACAAGCAACTCGAATTATTTTGGGTATAGTGTAGGTCACTGCTGTTTTATTAGTTTCGACGTTCAAGGACATTTTGAGGAGTAATAATGGCAATTTTAGTCACCGGTGGCGCCGGTTATATTGGTTCTCATACGGTTTTGGCCCTGCTCGAACGGGGAGATGATGTGGTGGTGTTAGATAACCTCTCGAACTCTTCTGAGGAGTCACTGCACCGAGTGGAACAGCTGACGAATAAGACTTCCATCTTCTACCAAGGAGATGTCCAAGATGCTGAATGCTTGAACCGTATTTTTCAAGGCCACAAGATCACCGCAGTGATCCACTTTGCCGGATTGAAAGCTGTAGGGGAGTCAACCCGTAAACCGCTTGAGTATTACCAGAATAATGTTACCGGCACGTTGGTACTGTTGGAGGAAATGCGCCGAGCTGGGGTACATCAGTTTATCTTCAGTTCTTCCGCAACGGTATACGGCACGCCAGAACAGATCCCTCTGGTTGAAACTTCTCGTCTTGGTGGAACGACAAGCCCTTACGGTACTTCCAAATTAATGGTTGAACAGATACTGCAAGATTTCGCCAAGGCCGAACCTGCATTTTCTATCACCGCACTACGCTATTTTAATCCGGTAGGGGCACATGAGTCCGGCCGGATTGGCGAAGACCCCAATGGTATTCCAAACAACCTAGTACCATACATCTCGCAAGTTGCGATTGGTAAGTTAGATAAGTTATCGGTTTTTGGTAATGACTACCCAACTCCCGATGGCACCGGTATTCGAGACTATATCCACGTGATGGATCTGGCCGAAGGGCACTTGAAAGCCATTGATCACATTAACGACCAAAAAGGCTTTGTGGTTTATAACCTTGGAACAGGGAAGGGATACTCGGTGTTGGATATTTTGCACGCATTCGAGAAAGTATCTGGGTGCCAAGTTGCTTATCAGATAGTTCCCCGTCGCGCTGGTGATATTGCTGAGTACTGGTCAAACCCTGCATTGGCTGCAGAAAAGTTAGGCTGGCGTGCAAAACGCGATCTAGACGTGATGATGCGTGATACTTGGAATTGGCAGAAAAATAATCCACGAGGATATAGCCGATAACTGATGCACAGGTCATGTTGCTTAATGAACCGTTATGCTTCCAACGTCCCCAGAAACCGTTATCAAGGTAGAAATTTTGAACATAGGCATGCCATATTCATGACTCTCTGCCTTGATGGTTAGGAGGTTGGAACCATTTTTCCTTTAAGCCAGGGTAAAAGAGGTATTATGAGATAGCCGCACAGAAGCATTGGTACTGTTCGGTGTCCAGGAAGCTTCAATCTCAATTCTGGCATCTTTAGGCAGGCGAGCTACTTCAATACAGAAGCGAGCTGGGAAAGATGCCCTATATTTTAAAAAAGCCTCATAAACAGAGTTAACCACTGAAAATCATTCAGGTATTTTACGAATACTGTTGTTTTAGGCTGTATCTTAATAAATATCCTAGGTGTTTATTTTTATATGCCCTTCATTCTTCAAGTTGCATGTGTATTGGCTTCCCTCGTTCCCCCCCAGTCACTTACTTGAGTAAGCTCCTGGGGATTCTGAAATAGGTTTATCAGCCCATGGTCTAACTATGTGTGAACAAGATTTCTCAGTTGTGTATGAAATTTTGACATAACCTGTTCTATCGCACCAATCACTATCCAGTGGCCTCTATCCTGAGTTAACATGTGCACCACATCAAAAAAACCTGTAGGCCGTGAGCCGTGATACAGGTGTTATCCTCAGACAGGAGTTCCTAATGTCCAAACAACAGATCGGCGTTGTCGGCATGGCGGTGATGGGCCGCAATCTGGCATTGAACATCGAAAGTCGTGGTTATACTGTTTCCATCTTTAACCGTTCAGGTGACAAAACTGACGAGGTTATTGCTGAAAATCCGGGTAAAAACCTGGTTCCGTATTATACCGTCGAAGAGTTTGTCGAATCACTGGAAAAGCCGCGCCGTATCTTGCTGATGGTGAAAGCAGGTGAAGCCACAGACAAGACGATAGCCTCTTTGACTCCGCATCTGGAAAAAGGCGACATCCTGATCGACGGGGGAAATACTTACTATCAGGACACCATTCGCCGTAACCGCGAACTGTCTGCTCAGGGCTTCAACTTTATTGGTACCGGCGTTTCCGGTGGCGAAGAAGGGGCACTGAAAGGGCCTTCTATCATGCCCGGCGGCCAGAAAGAAGCGTACGAGCTGGTAGCCCCAATCCTGAAAAAAATTGCGGCAGTGGCAGAAGGTGAGCCTTGCGTAGCCTATATCGGTGCTGATGGTGCTGGCCACTATGTGAAGATGGTGCACAACGGTATTGAATACGGCGACATGCAGCTGATCGCAGAAGCTTACTCCTTGCTGAAGCAAGCGCTGAATCTCAGCAACGAGCAGTTGGCGGAAACCTTTGCCGAATGGAACAAGGGTGAGCTGAATAGCTACCTGATCGACATCACTAAAGACATCTTCACCAAGAAAGACGAAGAGGGTAAATATCTGGTTGATGTGATCCTGGACGAAGCCGCTAATAAAGGCACCGGCAAATGGACCAGCCAGAGTTCGTTAGATCTGGGTGAACCCCTTTCGCTGATCACCGAATCGGTGTTCGCGCGTTATCTGTCTTCTCTGAAACAGCAGCGTGTTGCCGCTTCTAAAGTTTTGACCGGGCCTAAAGTTGCTGCGTTCAGCGGTGACAAAGCCGAGTTTGTGGAAAAAGTGCGCCGCGCACTGTATCTGGGCAAAATCGTTTCTTATGCGCAGGGGTTCTCTCAGTTAAAAGCTGCTTCTAAGGAGAACAACTGGGATCTGAACTATGGTGAAATTGCCAAGATTTTCCGTGCTGGTTGTATTATCCGTGCCCAGTTCTTGCAGAAGATCACCGATGCTTATGCTGAGAATGCCGATATTGCTAACCTGCTGCTGGCACCTTACTTCAAGCAGATTGCCGATGAATACCAGCAAGCCCTGCGTGATGTAGTGTCTTATGCGGTGCAGAACGGTATTCCAACGCCAACCTTCTCTGCGGCGATTGCCTACTACGACAGCTACCGCTCGGCAGTGCTGCCAGCCAACCTGATCCAGGCTCAGCGTGACTACTTCGGTGCGCACACTTACAAGCGTACCGATAAAGAAGGCGTGTTCCATACTGAATGGATGGAATAAGCACTAGGGTATAAAAAAACCGCCGAGGTTAACGCCCGGCGGTTTTTTATTGCCTGAAAAGCAGAGTTACTTCTGATGCCTTTCGCGCAGGCGACTAATCACCTTGCTCAAGTCTAGATCCTGATCCTGTAGCAGTACCAACAGGTGGTAAATCAGGTCCGAAGCCTCGTTGGTCAACTCTTCACGGTCGTTTACCGTGGCGGCCAAGGCGGTTTCAACCCCTTCTTCACCCACCTTCTGCGCAATACGCTTGGTGCCGCTGGCATACAGCTTGGCGGTGTAAGAGCTATCCGGGCTGGCGGTTTTACGCTCGGCCAGTAATTGCTCTAGCTGATACAGGAAGCCCCAATCGCTGGCTGCCGGGTGGAAGCAACTGTTATTGCCCAAATGGCAGGTAGGGCCGACAGGTTTGGCCAGGATCAGCAGGGTATCGTTATCACAGTCTGGCGTAATGCTGACCACGTTAAGGACATTGCCCGAGCTTTCACCTTTGGTCCACAGGCGTTGCTTAGTACGTGAGAAAAACGTCACCTTGCCGCTCTGTTCTGTCACGGCTAGGGCTTCGCGATCCATATAACCCAGCATGAGTACTTCACCAGAGACGGCGTGTTGAACGATTACCGGCAGCAGATTGCCGGTTTTTTCCCAGTCCAGCTTGTTTTTCTGTTCTTCTGTTAACACACGCGAATCTCCACACCTAACTCCGTCAGGAACCTTTTCAGTTCACCAATATTAATGACTTGCTTATGGAATACCGAAGCCGCCAGTGCACCGTCTACGTTGGCTTCGCGGAAGGCGTCCAGGAAGTGCTCCATGGTGCCAGCACCGCCGGAGGCGATCAGTGGCACTTGGCACACTTCACGTACCAGCTTGAGCTGTTCCAAGTCATAGCCATTGCGTACGCCGTCTTGGTTCATCATATTAAGCACGATTTCACCGGCACCACGCTTCTGCACTTCCTGTACCCAATCGAGAGTTTGCCATTCTGTTACCCGAGTACGGCTCTCATCCCCGGTGTACTGGTTGACATGATATTTGCCCGTTGCCTCTTCATACCAGGTGTCAATCCCGACCACGATACACTGCACACCAAAACGATCTGCCAAACGGCTGATCAGCGTCGGGTCAGCCAGCGCCGGGGAATTGATAGAGATTTTGTCTGCGCCGAAAGAGAGAATCTGGCTGGCGTCTTCGGCACTTTTAATCCCTCCAGCAACACAAAACGGAATATCAATAACCTCCGCTACACGTGATACCCAGCTTTTATCCACCACGCGGCCATCGCTAGATGCGGTGATATCATAAAACACTAGCTCGTCGGCACCTTCCTGTGCATAGCGCTGGGCCAATGGCACGATATCGCCAATAATTTCATGGTTGCGGAATTGCACGCCTTTAACCACTTGCCCGTCTTTTACGTCCAGACAGGGAATTATCCGTTTTGCCAGCATGCAATAGCCTCCTCGACGCTGAACTTATTCTCCAGCAGGGCACGTCCCACGATCACACCGTTAACGCCACTGCCGCGAAGTTGGGCAATGTCGTCCAGATTACCGATACCGCCAGACGCCTGGAAGGCGATCTGTGGGTAACGCTGGCATACTTCCCGATACAATGCCACGTTGGAGCCAGACAATGTGCCATCACGCGAAATATCGGTGCACAGGACATGTTTCAGGCCGAAAGGTAGATGCTGTTCAACCACCTGTTCTAGCGTGGTATTCGAGTTTTCTTGCCAGCCGCTGATGGCAACGTGCTTGTTGCCAGCCGCATCTATACGAACATCCAGTGCCAACACCATGGCATCGGCACCGTAGCGCTTAAACCATTCTTGCACTATTTCCGGCTGTTTCACGGCGGTGGAACCAATCACCACGCGGGTTGCTCCGGCTTCCAACAGAGCAGAAACGTCTTGTTCATTGCGGATGCCGCCGCCAACCTGAACAGGGACGTTCACGCCTGCCAATAACTTGCGCAGCAAGGGGATCTGTCGTGCGGCCGGATCCTTGGCACCGGTAAGATCGACTAGATGCAAGA harbors:
- a CDS encoding sugar phosphate nucleotidyltransferase, with product MKTLKAVIPVAGLGMRMLPATKAIPKEMLPIVDKPLIQYIVNECVAAGIKEIILVTHSSKNAIENHFDTSYELEAMLEARVKRQLLDEVQTITPKGVTLMHIRQGQPKGLGHAVLCAKPLVGESPFVVVLPDVLLDDAKADLKKDNLAHMIARFEENGVSQVLVQPADDKVLYDYSVVECETNTLQPGESSRMTSIIEKPSREVQLKSNYSAVGRYVLSRDIWPILEKTEPGAWGRIQLTDAIAELLKQTSVEAMELVGESFNCGEKLGYLRAFVTYALRHPTQGKVFREWAEGLHL
- the galE gene encoding UDP-glucose 4-epimerase GalE, producing the protein MAILVTGGAGYIGSHTVLALLERGDDVVVLDNLSNSSEESLHRVEQLTNKTSIFYQGDVQDAECLNRIFQGHKITAVIHFAGLKAVGESTRKPLEYYQNNVTGTLVLLEEMRRAGVHQFIFSSSATVYGTPEQIPLVETSRLGGTTSPYGTSKLMVEQILQDFAKAEPAFSITALRYFNPVGAHESGRIGEDPNGIPNNLVPYISQVAIGKLDKLSVFGNDYPTPDGTGIRDYIHVMDLAEGHLKAIDHINDQKGFVVYNLGTGKGYSVLDILHAFEKVSGCQVAYQIVPRRAGDIAEYWSNPALAAEKLGWRAKRDLDVMMRDTWNWQKNNPRGYSR
- the gndA gene encoding NADP-dependent phosphogluconate dehydrogenase, whose translation is MSKQQIGVVGMAVMGRNLALNIESRGYTVSIFNRSGDKTDEVIAENPGKNLVPYYTVEEFVESLEKPRRILLMVKAGEATDKTIASLTPHLEKGDILIDGGNTYYQDTIRRNRELSAQGFNFIGTGVSGGEEGALKGPSIMPGGQKEAYELVAPILKKIAAVAEGEPCVAYIGADGAGHYVKMVHNGIEYGDMQLIAEAYSLLKQALNLSNEQLAETFAEWNKGELNSYLIDITKDIFTKKDEEGKYLVDVILDEAANKGTGKWTSQSSLDLGEPLSLITESVFARYLSSLKQQRVAASKVLTGPKVAAFSGDKAEFVEKVRRALYLGKIVSYAQGFSQLKAASKENNWDLNYGEIAKIFRAGCIIRAQFLQKITDAYAENADIANLLLAPYFKQIADEYQQALRDVVSYAVQNGIPTPTFSAAIAYYDSYRSAVLPANLIQAQRDYFGAHTYKRTDKEGVFHTEWME
- the hisIE gene encoding bifunctional phosphoribosyl-AMP cyclohydrolase/phosphoribosyl-ATP diphosphatase HisIE; protein product: MLTEEQKNKLDWEKTGNLLPVIVQHAVSGEVLMLGYMDREALAVTEQSGKVTFFSRTKQRLWTKGESSGNVLNVVSITPDCDNDTLLILAKPVGPTCHLGNNSCFHPAASDWGFLYQLEQLLAERKTASPDSSYTAKLYASGTKRIAQKVGEEGVETALAATVNDREELTNEASDLIYHLLVLLQDQDLDLSKVISRLRERHQK
- the hisF gene encoding imidazole glycerol phosphate synthase subunit HisF; its protein translation is MLAKRIIPCLDVKDGQVVKGVQFRNHEIIGDIVPLAQRYAQEGADELVFYDITASSDGRVVDKSWVSRVAEVIDIPFCVAGGIKSAEDASQILSFGADKISINSPALADPTLISRLADRFGVQCIVVGIDTWYEEATGKYHVNQYTGDESRTRVTEWQTLDWVQEVQKRGAGEIVLNMMNQDGVRNGYDLEQLKLVREVCQVPLIASGGAGTMEHFLDAFREANVDGALAASVFHKQVINIGELKRFLTELGVEIRVC
- the hisA gene encoding 1-(5-phosphoribosyl)-5-[(5-phosphoribosylamino)methylideneamino]imidazole-4-carboxamide isomerase, giving the protein MIIPALDLIDGNVVRLHQGDYEQKRDYGNDPLPRLQDYQQQGAQVLHLVDLTGAKDPAARQIPLLRKLLAGVNVPVQVGGGIRNEQDVSALLEAGATRVVIGSTAVKQPEIVQEWFKRYGADAMVLALDVRIDAAGNKHVAISGWQENSNTTLEQVVEQHLPFGLKHVLCTDISRDGTLSGSNVALYREVCQRYPQIAFQASGGIGNLDDIAQLRGSGVNGVIVGRALLENKFSVEEAIACWQNG